One segment of Engraulis encrasicolus isolate BLACKSEA-1 chromosome 7, IST_EnEncr_1.0, whole genome shotgun sequence DNA contains the following:
- the LOC134452149 gene encoding uncharacterized protein LOC134452149 has protein sequence MEDDGHEERQPSGCCFMAALRSLVTTVRDSIRRRRVRQRQKNYRIAKMHVEEEGVGAEKPKGTKRKRWVLNRFRRRPKDRQAAAAAKTAPKSSTEKAIKAPQPTETIEGKEEVVSETPVEAAGLQADEASPMVTDHAADDADQATTDDDDDDVKLKVKIVHIPGKGAGQRLTVECADLSPRNYDDDGDAKSTEEARRCCEDVVHSTLLDQRANCYNTMPPSSYDYLMGYDTPEGLTTLRHIMETDKSEAWDLFVLLSLTVTLGIITFYFFVFLFEIITEDV, from the exons ATGGAGGATGATGGGCATGAGGAAAGGCAGCCGTCAGGCTGCTGCTTCATGGCAGCTCTGAGGTCTTTGGTGACCACTGTCAGGGACAGTATAAGGAGGAGACGAGTAAGACAGCGGCAGAAGAATTACCGCATTGCTAAGAtgcatgtggaggaggagggggtagggGCAGAGAAGCCAAAGGGCACGAAAAGAAAGAGATGGGTCCTCAACCGATTTAGGAGGAGGCCGAAGGACAGACAGGCAGCAGCGGCTGCGAAGACTGCACCGAAATCAAGCACAGAAAAAGCCATCAAGGCCCCTCAGCCCACTGAGACCATTGAGGGTAAGGAGGAAGTGGTCTCCGAGACACCGGTTGAGGCTGCAGGCCTACAGGCCGACGAGGCATCTCCTATGGTTACTGATCATGCCGCTGATGATGCTGATCAGGCtactactgatgatgatgatgatgatgttaaattgaaggtgaagattgtgcacatcccaggaaaaggtgcaggacaaaggctgactgtggagtgtgcggacctctcacccCGAAACTACGATGATGATGGCGATGCCAAATCCACTGAGGAGGCCAGGAGATGCTGCGAGGATGTAGTCCACTCTACCCTTCTGg ACCAAAGAGCCAACTGTTATAACACCATGCCACCATCCAGCTATGACTACCTCATGG GTTATGACACACCAGAGGGACTGACAACACTGAGACACATCATGGAGACCGACAAGTCAGAGGCATGGGATCTATTCGTGCTACTCAGCCTCACAGTCACTTTAGGAATAATTACGTTTTActtctttgttttcctttttgaaaTCATAACCGAAGATGTGTAA